A genomic segment from Drosophila miranda strain MSH22 chromosome 3, D.miranda_PacBio2.1, whole genome shotgun sequence encodes:
- the LOC108159002 gene encoding uncharacterized protein LOC108159002 isoform X5, whose amino-acid sequence MNKNAGDGSGNDGKNSNNHGKGGGGSNAGGGAGAGNPHDPTGLLDAASLFAYWGRDPTGAAAAAASNPLFNSQFNAAAAAGLGLLPQTGGGSANDRYSMAAAAAAAAGAHHHQNTMAVAASQAASLAGLHPASWWSMAQLAAQDYFSRLQASGLSPFPHPDLAAAFGPAAMGMGATGAGGNGAGSGSVMGAGAGSGSAVGGGNGGGGGSSSSSGSKSNKSRKEKRAAQQQQQQQQQQQQQQQSLANSLNAAAAAAAAAAANNPAAALASMHGFGVPGSVAVSTGSGSISTSSGGGHGGYKSTASAYGKPSTMTSNSMASNPSSAYDPVTLHKELMAMQAVAAAASGSGGGSGSGSSGKKSGGGGSSSSMHGHGLSGLGMGGGGNGGIMSGSKASSTNVSSSNASLGGMHPSLGSANPLMSPHGMGGGSSSSAGASGKDRDKNNPSLNALNSLSQFGALGMTPQQSMQAAMNAFAASTGVVPSATVTSSSQHHSSSQQQQQQQQQQQQQAGISSTGGSSGSKGGNGAKDYMSAAAGMMSGSGSSEHPSLLGVRLPPDTEIIKYTSSIVGPKIPGLSPAKRARLEMEYAAMAAAAQQHQQQQQQHQQHQQHQHQQQHHQQQQQQQQQQAAAAAVAAAGGLHGMLGAAGMPMGSLSGLTGMSNPLDQLSVTKSSASTVTSNANSSASSMGLHGHGQGSSSDRVEVIKLPPTITSNGAYNLSSKGKEVHDLTSDHATPGSGGVNLSLKSASSALPPAATGAVGSASNPITIDDFDAPLNLSMKPSDKSSGGGPTASTSTSSSALANMASEYQAAAQGGNSLQSLSSITAALGGSSGGMPGGSISGSGDTSPAPQHGGGSSTGGNSSGGGGGGGGGGGSSSYKEGRPRNLGRGVSKPKKNTVASLLAQSRAVGLKPMLATQQLLQQGADIEKIRLALSEANAHMETSTDSESMAAESGLSESESEDANIHNVSELRVPLDMGWKRDTVIRGLTKLGQIRGEVTYYAPGSVAPLKTIGQVFAILEQQPSNLTRENFSFSARAIVGSFLQPAPPPYANDGEYIRMTDEDVAKRLEDLKVFTRQTLNVEQRIEIAKQQQAMRDAKKLQKEELARNKEKARQEKNAKLEQQRKEKEMKNQQAIEERKKRQDELDRLKQEELLKKQQELQKQKELLLAAEMERERRRQHMNLIRMLEVRRKFEEREKKKHQLVLDRLILRERRMAERKRDAEILQLIRRPNEDSEMLQEMAVPELERIAGNRLPGQAMADLLMVFEFLHNFGETLGFDMESLPSLQNLHDALISDSNADAEEELLSVMTHLLVCAIEDPGVPNPGRHTTLLGQSLRNADITNSNVSEILRIYLYATATGEVRQMHGITVDRERERRVPDHHQVDADTSTHSAKNQEYYKLLHENDTWKLSYALKDRPFVALNPTRKAQMLAHLCNDLLMNKAVLRQIDGSLETCAQMRKEKYMTDMKVRKYKALHMRKARIEAYEKAQAEREAAMHALMAQQKLDAERLAQAQAKQAEAEAAAEAMQAAAAAEGDDTSKVPDIEGEGLPVETNNGETNKEGEDGKDIPSQPMDVDGVDCPVSNREEATPAAPLLDSSLVSPAKSCISSVDCITPGKQMPGQDFATPTPTPTPTPTPTYQHNGSSTPTTSGLNAAAGVGVGVATVAGGLEMQAALMQAKKSGARNSINEDGHNDVSIIEDDLSDLDSEITNVEEDEDNRLSADELQKKLDKIVRASLNCKEALEKSTNQLRAACFGQDRFWRRYWKLPKAGGIFIEALESAQNDICDYHEALENMDEKQLQKEQQQSQKQIEDGSRDQEAEPETEKVAAKEAESATGTVTDTDTVSVTGTVQPMEVDESHTEMNPAIAVATAAQDQDNHPERKRDDQDDGEEEEAEDDDDDEVTEVNKIEPEIVDLGDDDDDDDEAGAVPPTVAKIEPPRPEIKVKSEMELMGPPTTMISTKTDFEAEIKIPSMPGHMIPTLNNNNNSIGNDNNCDKLEGMGMGMGMGMGMGAVGVGMAQTYGQNLITSSTIKMEDLKKETSDDCIIVSTSSGDDTPKWFSIVQREVPLISELPAEEGGVVAQDLQWDYANQNCYAQLQLQGHPWDLINNVQYYSIPMEECKVDPGKLAQECIFSLSGLDERQMQAKLEEYEAKIKIKCTVPKNGLESPHRPLVTTDDEEQEIKLKPDADEDGQMDLDAEADAEAEPDADAETDADAEADGDANAEKDNEHAGKDKFFRLRTDVPPDTGGGEGALEDGTDAPELKPKIELRLDEALSQAYYHNIANMSLSSVQTYIPIDIPLPLSMTPDEHRLLEQVKLSGFPDKVHGVYVPQRQRYGWWQLDDEQKLRQLLKTLNPSGLRERELQENLTRFLTLEQPLGVNYQLQPLEAHMVEYLLPDRPHDWNPKVAKRVELALLEQLESLEDKVASASMQLKNWQVPNRVEGEQSLPEPEEVSEEDFISIIPMIRERIIDLEANIERRYLKPPLGSQTGDAHLAVIAQNQHTSTQTQNSASAAAYLLQMQQQQLVQQQQQQQQQQHHQHQQQPGGNSLNPSSFNERTMALAAAAAAAAPNSSNASGCPGESGSVEPVSGNVSPASNCDSDRDEKVENIPKGLVQWRDAVARSHTTAQLAMALYVLESCVAWDKSIMKAYATRSKSSKKSSAKKQATPNKKKQQQQKNKNKKKKKQPTPQKTTKTEPPPPPRTPPKEQKHQKQQSLSIKINLKALAKAAQNGQSPPAQPPSLSPSPSEDEDSRTDSDSDFGAKTTTTTTTTTTTKTKTRKRRRSATTTNSSKYSNSLQNCQFCTSGENEDKLLLCDGCDKGYHTYCFKPKMDNIPDGDWYCYECVNKATNERKCIVCGGHRPSPVGKMIYCDLCPRAYHADCYIPPLLKVPRGKWYCHGCIARAPPPKKRSGGTSSSSSKSRRDRDASTAAKRRNDKPGLPGPVGATSMEHLPQMGGGDAQHQLQQSLNSSHDESMTSLPPPLSPAHSVASATFEDQQHTNSIDSSRFQAHLGNSNSNNNGVVPLPEEVAIAATGYPVYPPASAFAAGLVNPTGPTALPILPVPHGPMQFSNVAMSPRAVTPTRTPTPTPAPTPPPPGPLHPPVPTSTTPLLMQASPTALNAICQSPPHQQPMTMPSPRACTPTPPTVGAAGGVGVTQMSPPPINIHAIQEAKEKLKQEKKEKHATKKLMKELAVCKTLLAEMELHEDSWPFLLPVNTKQFPTYRKIIKSPMDLSTIKKKLHDLSYKAREDFCVDVRQIFDNCEMFNEDDSPVGKAGHGMRKFFESRWAEMTEKHS is encoded by the exons ATGAATAAAAATGCCGGCGATGGCAGCGGCAACGACGGCAAAAACTCAAACAATCATGGCAAGGGCGGTGGTGGCTCCAACGCGGGTGGGGGCGCCGGAGCCGGCAATCCGCACGATCCCACCGGACTCCTAGATGCCGCCTCGCTATTCG CTTATTGGGGCCGTGATCCCACTGGAGCTGCGGCGGCAGCCGCCTCCAATCCGCTGTTCAACTCACAATTCAATGCAGCCGCCGCAGCTGGCCTGGGCCTCCTTCCGCAAACGGGAGGCGGTTCTGCCAATGACCGCTACTCGATGGCCgctgcagcggcggcggcggccggCGCCCATCATCATCAGAACACCATGGCAGTGGCCGCTTCGCAGGCCGCCAGTCTGGCAGGTCTGCATCCAGCAA GCTGGTGGTCGATGGCGCAACTGGCGGCTCAGGACTACTTTAGTCGCCTGCAGGCGTCCGGCCTCTCACCATTCCCGCATCCAGACCTGGCGGCAGCCTTCGGGCCGGCGGCAATGGGCATGGGCGCCACAGGAGCAGGCGGAAATGGTGCAGGCAGTGGCAGCGTAATGGGTGCGGGTGCTGGCAGCGGATCGGCTGTGGGTGGTGGCAATGGCGGGGGCGGAGGATCGTCCAGCTCCTCTGGCAGCAAGTCCAACAAGTCGCGCAAGGAGAAGCGGgcggcccagcagcagcagcaacagcagcagcagcagcagcaacagcagcagagcctGGCCAACAGCCTGAatgcggcggcggcagcggctgcagcagctgcGGCCAACAATCCGGCAGCAGCGCTCGCCAGCATGCACGGATTCGGTGTGCCGGGATCGGTGGCCGTGAGCACGGGCAGCGGATCGATCTCCACCAGCAGCGGAGGCGGCCATGGAGGATACAAG AGCACGGCCAGTGCGTACGGGAAGCCTTCGACGATGACGAGCAACAGCATGGCGAGCAATCCGAGCTCCGCGTACGATCCTGTGACCCTGCACAAAGAGCTGATGGCCATGCAGGCGGTAGCAGCCGCCGCCTCGGGATCGGGCGGAGGCTCCGGCAGCGGCTCGTCGGGCAAAAAGtccggcggcggcggcagttCCTCCTCAATGCACGGCCACGGACTCTCCGGCCTCGGCATGGGCGGTGGAGGCAACGGCGGCATCATGTCCGGCAGCAAGGCATCGTCCACGAATGTCAGCTCCAGCAACGCGTCGCTGGGCGGCATGCATCCCAGCCTGGGCAGCGCCAATCCGCTAATGTCTCCCCATGGCATGGGCGGTGGATCCTCGTCGTCGGCGGGGGCATCGGGCAAGGACCGCGACAAGAACAATCCCTCGCTGAATGCCCTCAATTCGTTGTCGCAGTTCGGGGCCCTGGGCATGACGCCGCAGCAGAGCATGCAGGCGGCGATGAATGCGTTTGCGGCCAGCACGGGAGTGGTGCCCAGTGCCACAGTCACGTCGTCGTCGCAGCATCACAGTTcctcccagcagcagcagcagcaacagcagcagcagcagcaacaggcgGGAATCAGTTCAACGGGTGGATCATCGGGGAGCAAGGGCGGAAACGGTGCAAAGGATTACATGAGCGCAGCAGCGGGAATGATGAG cggcagtggcagcagcgaGCATCCCTCGTTGCTGGGCGTACGCCTGCCACCGGACACGGAGATCATCAAGTATACGTCCTCGATTGTGGGCCCCAAAATACCTG GTCTCAGTCCCGCGAAGCGGGCTAGACTCGAAATGGAGTACGCGGCAATGGCAGCAGCCGCccaacagcaccagcagcagcagcagcagcaccaacagcaccagcagcaccagcaccagcagcagcatcaccagcagcagcaacagcaacagcaacagcaggcggCAGCAGCTGCAGTGGCAGCAGCCGGAGGACTCCATGGAATGCTGGGAGCCGCTGGCATGCCAATGGGCAGTCTGTCCGGCCTCACGGGCATGTCCAATCCGTTGGATCAGCTGAGTGTCACCAAGTCCAGTGCCTCGACGGTGACCAGCAATGCCAACTCTTCGGCGTCCTCGATGGGGCTCCACGGTCACGGCCAGGGCTCATCGAGCGATCGGGTGGAGGTGATCAAGCTGCCGCCGACCATCACCTCGAACGGCGCCTACAATCTCTCCAGCAAGGGCAAGGAGGTGCACGATCTGACCAGCGACCATGCAACCCCCGGCTCGGGTGGCGTTAATCTTAGCCTGAAGTCGGCGTCCAGTGCGTTGCCCCCCGCCGCCACTGGGGCCGTGGGCTCCGCCTCGAATCCAATCACCATCGACGACTTTGATGCGCCGCTTAATCTGTCCATGAAGCCCTCGGACAAGAGCAGCGGCGGAGGCCCAACGGCGTCCACTTCCACCTCCAGCTCGGCGCTGGCCAACATGGCCAGTGAGTACCAGGCGGCTGCTCAGGGCGGCAACAGCCTGCAGTCTCTGAGCTCCATTACGGCCGCTCTCGGCGGCAGCAGTGGGGGCATGCCGGGTGGGTCCATTTCGGGCAGTGGCGATACGTCGCCGGCACCTCAACACGGAGGCGGTAGCTCGACAGGTGGAAACTCGtcgggcggcggcggcggcggaggaggaggcggtggTTCTTCCTCGTACAAGGAGGGGCGTCCGCGCAATCTGGGACGTGGAGTGTCCAAGCCCAAGAAGAATACAGTGGCCTCCCTGCTGGCCCAGTCGCGGGCTGTGGGCCTCAAACCGATGCTGGCCACCCAACAGCTGCTCCAGCAAGGAGCGGACATT GAGAAGATCCGGCTGGCATTGAGCGAGGCCAATGCGCACATGGAAACATCAACGGACTCGGAGAGCATGGCCGCCGAGAGCGGGCTGTCGGAGTCGGAGAGCGAGGATGCCAACATACACAATGTGTCGGAGCTGCGAGTGCCCCTGGACATGGGCTGGAAGCGGGACACGGTCATCCGAGGCCTGACCAAGCTGGGACAGATCCGTGGGGAGGTCACCTACTATGCCCCGGGCAGTGTGGCGCCCCTGAAGACCATTGGACAGGTTTTTGCT ATCCTGGAGCAGCAGCCATCGAATCTGACGCGCGAGAACTTTAGCTTCTCCGCACGGGCCATTGTGGGATCGTTTCTGCAGCCAGCGCCGCCGCCGTACGCCAACGATGGCGAGTACATACGGATGACCGACGAGGATGTGGCTAAACGGCTGGAGGACCTCAAGGTGTTCACACGCCAGACACTCAATGTGGAGCAGCGCATCGAGATCgccaagcagcagcaggcgatGCGGGATGCCAAGAAGCTGCAGAAGGAGGAGCTGGCGCGCAACAAGGAGAAGGCGCGCCAGGAGAAGAACGCCAAGCTCGAGCAGCAGCGCAAGGAGAAGGAGATGAAGAACCAGCAGGCCATCGAG GAGCGCAAGAAGCGGCAGGATGAGCTCGATCGCCTCAAGCAGGAGGAGCTGCTCAAGAAGCAACAG GAACTGCAGAAGCAGAAGGAACTGCTGCTGGCCGCTGAAATG GAACGCGAGCGTCGACGGCAGCACATGAATCTCATACGGATGCTGGAGGTGCGGCGCAAGTTCGAGGAGCGGGAGAAGAAGAAACATCAGCTGGTGCTGGATCGCCTCATACTGCGCGAGCGCCGCATGGCCGAGAGGAAGCGTGACGCGGAGATCCTACAGCTGATACGGCGACCCAACGAGGACTCGGAAATGCTGCAGGAGATGGCGGTGCCGGAGCTGGAGCGCATTGCCGGCAATCGATTGCCGGGCCAGGCGATGGCCGATCTTCTGATGGTCTTCGAGTTTCTGCACAACTTTGGCGAGACCCTCGGCTTCGACATGGAGTCGCTGCCGTCGCTGCAGAACCTCCACGACGCCCTGATCAGCGACAGCAATGCGGATGCCGAGGAGGAGCTGCTGTCGGTGATGACGCACCTCCTGGTGTGTGCCATTGAGGATCCCGGCGTGCCCAATCCCGGCCGTCACACAACGCTGCTGGGCCAGTCGCTGCGCAACGCGGACATAACCAACTCGAATGTGTCGGAGATTCTGCGCATCTACCTGTACGCCACGGCCACCGGAGAGGTGCGCCAGATGCACGGCATCACCGTCGACAGAGAGCGGGAGCGGCGGGTGCCCGACCACCACCAGGTGGACGCCGACACCAGCACGCACTCGGCCAAGAACCAGGAGTACTACAAGCTGCTCCACGAGAACGACACCTGGAAGCTATCGTACGCCCTCAAGGACCGCCCCTTCGTGGCCCTGAATCCGACGCGCAAGGCCCAGATGTTGGCCCACCTATGCAACGATCTGCTGATGAACAAGGCCGTGCTGCGGCAGATCGACGGCAGCCTCGAGACCTGCGCCCAGATGCGCAAGGAGAAGTACATGACGGACATGAAGGTGCGCAAGTACAAGGCCCTTCACATGCGCAAGGCCCGCATCGAGGCGTACGAGAAGGCGCAGGCGGAGCGGGAGGCGGCCATGCACGCCCTGATGGCCCAGCAGAAGCTAGACGCCGAGCGGCTGGCCCAGGCACAGGCGAAGCAGGCCGAGGCCGAGGCGGCAGCAGAGGCCATGCAggcggcggctgctgccgaAGGAGACGACACATCCAAGGTACCGGACATCGAAGGAGAGGGACTTCCTGTGGAGACCAACAACGGGGAGACCAACAAGGAGGGGGAGGATGGCAAGGACATTCCATCACAGCCCATGGACGTGGATGGCGTTGATTGTCCGGTCAGCAATCGGGAGGAGGCCACGCCCGCTGCACCACTCCTCGATTCCTCGCTGGTGAGCCCCGCCAAGAGCTGCATTTCTTCCGTGGATTGCATTACTCCCGGCAAGCAGATGCCGGGACAGGACTTTGCCACGCCCACACCtacgccaacgccaacgcccaCGCCCACCTATCAGCACAACGGTTCGAGTACGCCCACAACAAGTGGCCTAAATGCGGCAgcgggagtgggagtgggagtggcaaCTGTGGCTGGAGGCCTCGAAATGCAGGCCGCCCTGATGCAGGCCAAAAAGAGCGGAGCCCGCAACTCCATCAACGAGGATGGCCACAACGATGTGAGCATCATCGAGGACGACCTCTCCGACCTGGACTCGGAGATCACCAATGTGGAGGAGGACGAGGACAATCGCCTGAGTGCCGATGAGCTGCAAAAGAAGCTGGACAAAATCGTGCGCGCTTCGCTCAACTGCAAGGAGGCGCTGGAGAAGAGCACCAATCAGCTGCGTGCCGCCTGCTTTGGGCAGGATCGCTTCTGGCGACGCTACTGGAAGCTGCCCAAGGCCGGAGGCATCTTCATCGAGGCCCTGGAATCAGCCCAGAACGATATCTGTGACTACCACGAGGCCCTGGAGAATATGGACGAGAAGCAGCtgcagaaggagcagcagcagagccagAAGCAGATCGAGGATGGATCCAGAGACCaggaggcagagccagagactGAGAAGGTGGCAGCGAAGGAGGCGGAGTCAGCGACGGGCACGGTCACGGACACGGATACGGTGTCGGTGACGGGGACAGTGCAGCCCATGGAGGTGGATGAATCGCACACAGAGATGAATCCAGCTATAGCCGTGGCCACAGCAGCACAGGATCAGGATAATCATCCAGAACGGAAGCGAGACGATCAGGACGAtggagaggaggaggaggcggaggatgacgatgacgatgaggtCACCGAAGTGAACAAAATCGAACCGGAGATTGTGGATCTgggcgatgatgatgatgatgatgacgaagCGGGTGCTGTGCCTCCAACGGTAGCCAAAATCGAACCGCCCCGACCCGAAATCAAGGTCAAGTCGGAGATGGAGCTAATGGGCCCGCCCACCACGATGATCTCCACCAAAACGGACTTCGAGGCGGAGATCAAGATACCCTCGATGCCTGGCCACATGATTCCAACcctcaacaacaataacaacagcaTTGGCAACGACAACAACTGTGATAAGTTGGAGggaatgggcatgggcatgggtaTGGGCATGGGAATGGGAGCGGTGGGAGTGGGAATGGCACAGACATATGGGCAGAATCTGATCACATCTTCGACCATCAAAATGGAGGACCTGAAAAAGGAAACGTCCGACGATTGTATCATTGTGTCCACCTCCAGTGGCGACGATACGCCCAAATGGTTCTCGATTGTGCAGCGCGAGGTGCCGCTAATCAGCGAACTGCCCGCGGAGGAGGGCGGTGTGGTCGCCCAGGATCTGCAGTGGGACTATGCGAACCAGAACTGCTATgcccagctgcagctgcagggcCATCCGTGGGACCTGATCAACAACGTGCAGTACTACTCGATACCGATGGAGGAGTGCAAGGTGGATCCGGGGAAGCTGGCGCAGGAGTGCATCTTCTCGCTGAGCGGCCTGGACGAGCGCCAGATGCAggccaagctggaggagtACGAGGCCAAGATCAAGATCAAGTGCACAGTGCCAAAAAACGGTCTGGAGTCTCCTCATCGCCCCCTCGTGACGACCGATGATGAGGAGCAGGAGATCAAGTTGAAGCCGGATGCCGACGAAGATGGACAGATGGATTTGGATGCGGAGGCGGACGCTGAAGCGGAACCAGATGCGGATGCTGAAACGGACGCTGACGCTGAGGCAGATGGAGATGCGAATGCGGAGAAGGACAACGAGCACGCCGGCAAGGACAAGTTTTTTCGTTTGCGCACTGATGTCCCCCCGGACACGGGCGGGGGAGAAGGGGCACTTGAGGACGGAACAGATGCCCCAGAGCTAAAGCCGAAGATTGAGCTGAGGCTGGATGAGGCCCTGTCGCAGGCCTACTACCACAACATCGCCAACATGTCGCTGAGCAGCGTCCAAACGTACATCCCCATCGACATTCCCCTGCCCCTGTCCATGACGCCCGACGAGCACCGGCTCCTCGAGCAGGTGAAGCTCTCCGGCTTCCCGGACAAAGTGCACGGCGTGTACGTGCCGCAACGCCAGCGCTACGGCTGGTGGCAGCTCGACGACGAGCAGAAACTGCGCCAGCTCCTAAAGACCCTGAATCCGTCGGGGCTGCGGGAACGGGAGCTGCAGGAGAACCTGACGCGCTTCCTCACCCTGGAACAGCCGCTCGGAGTCAACTACCAGCTCCAGCCGCTGGAGGCCCACATGGTGGAGTACCTGCTGCCGGACAGGCCGCACGACTGGAACCCCAAGGTGGCCAAGCGGGTGGAACTGGCCCTGCTCGAACAGCTCGAGTCGCTGGAGGACAAGGTGGCCAGCGCCTCGATGCAGCTGAAGAACTGGCAGGTGCCCAATCGCGTCGAGGGCGAGCAGAGCCTGCCGGAGCCGGAGGAGGTCAGCGAGGAGGACTTTATCAGCATCATTCCCATGATCCGGGAGCGGATCATCGATCTGGAGGCCAACATTGAGCGGCGCTACCTGAAGCCGCCGCTCGGCTCCCAGACTGGCGATGCCCACCTGGCCGTGATTGCCCAGAACCAGCACACCTCCACCCAGACCCAGAACTCGGCCTCTGCCGCGGCCTATCTGCTtcagatgcagcagcagcagttggtccagcagcagcagcagcagcaacagcaacagcatcaccagcaccagcaacaaccGGGAGGAAACAGTCTCAATCCCTCATCCTTCAACGAGCGCACCATGGCCCTGGCAGCAGCCGCCGCGGCTGCCGCGCCCAACTCCAGCAACGCCTCCGGCTGTCCGGGCGAGTCTGGCAGCGTGGAGCCCGTCTCTGGCAACGTCTCGCCAGCCAGCAACTGCGACAGCGACAGGGACGAGAAGGTGGAGAACATACCCAAGGGCCTGGTGCAGTGGCGGGATGCAGTGGCCCGGTCCCACACCACGGCCCAGCTGGCCATGGCCCTCTACGTGCTGGAGTCCTGTGTGGCGTGGGACAAGAGCATTATGAAAGCG TATGCAACAAGAAGCAAGTCGAGCAAGAAGAGCAGCGCCAAGAAGCAGGCAACACCCAAcaaaaagaagcagcagcagcagaagaataagaacaagaagaagaagaagcaacCCACGCcacagaaaacaacaaaaacggaACCGCCACCGCCCCCGCGGACACCACCAAAGGAACAAAAGCATCAAAAACAACAGTCCCTGAGCATCAAAATCAATCTTAAGGCTCTCGCCAAGGCAGCGCAAAACGGACAATCCCCCCCAGCCCAACCGCCTTCCCTGTCGCCCTCCCCTAGCGAAGATGAAGACTCTCGCACGGACTCTGACTCGGACTTTGGGGCAAAAACGACGACCACGACCACGACCACGACCACGACAAAGACAAAAACACGCAAACGTCGACGCTCGGCCACAACCACAAACTCTAGCAAATATTCGAATTCCTTACAGAATTGCCAGTTCTGCACCTCGGGCGAGAACGAGGATAAGCTGCTCCTGTGCGATGGCTGCGACAAGGGCTACCATACGTACTGCTTCAAGCCCAAAATGGACAACATACCCGATGGCGACTG GTACTGCTACGAGTGCGTGAACAAGGCCACCAATGAGCGCAAATGCATCGTGTGCGGCGGCCATCGTCCCTCGCCGGTGGGCAAGATGATCTACTGCGATCTGTGTCCGCGGGCCTACCACGCCGACTGCTACATCCCACCGCTGCTGAAGGTGCCGCGCGGCAAGTGGTACTGCCACGGCTGCATTGCACGGGCCCCGCCGCCCAAGAAGCGGAGTGgcggcaccagcagcagcagcagcaagtcGCGTCGCGATCGCGATGCCAGCACAGCCGCCAAGCGGCGCAACGACAAGCCAGGACTACCAGGGCCAGTGGGTGCCACCAGCATGGAGCACTTGCCCCAAATGGGGGGAGGGGACGCGCAGCACCAGCTGCAACAGTCGCTGAATTCGTCGCACGACGAGTCCATGACATCGCTGCCGCCGCCTTTGAG TCCGGCGCATTCGGTtgcctcggccacgttcgagGATCAGCAGCACACCAACTCAATCGACAGCAGCCGTTTCCAGGCGCATCtgggcaacagcaacagcaacaacaacgggGTCGTGCCGCTGCCCGAGGAAGTGGCTATCGCTGCGACCGGCTACCCGGTCTATCCGCCAGCCAGCGCCTTTGCCGCTGGTCTGGTGAACCCCACAGGACCCACAGCTCTGCCCATACTTCCCGTACCCCATGGACCGATGCAGTTCAGCAACGTGGCCATGTCGCCACGGGCTGTGACGCCAACCCGAACGCCTACGCCGACACCGGCGCCGACACCACCGCCACCCGGGCCACTGCATCCGCCCGTGCCCACATCGACGACACCGCTGCTCATGCAGGCCTCGCCGACGGCCCTAAACGCCATCTGCCAGTCGCCGCCGCATCAGCAGCCGATGACCATGCCCTCGCCGCGTGCCTGCACACCCACACCACCCACGGTGGGAGCGGCAGGGGGAGTGGGAGTAACGCAAATGTCACCGCCGCCCATCAATATACATGCCATACAGGAGGCCAAGGAGAAGCTTAAACAGGAGAAGAAGGAGAAGCACGCGACCAAGAAGCTCATGAAGGAGTTGGCCGTTTGCAAGACGCTCCTGGCCGAAATGGAG CTTCACGAGGATTCGTGGCCATTTCTGTTGCCCGTGAACACCAAACAGTTTCCCACTTATCGCAAAATTATCAAATCTCCCATGGACCTATCCACCATTAAGAAGAAGCTCCATGATTTGAG CTACAAGGCACGCGAGGACTTTTGCGTGGATGTGCGACAGATCTTCGACAACTGTGAAATGTTCAACGAGGATGATTCGCCTGTGGGAAAGGCGGGGCACGGCATGCGCAAGTTCTTCGAGTCCCGCTGGGCAGAGATGACCGAGAAGCACTCCTGA